Genomic DNA from Carnobacterium divergens DSM 20623:
AATCTCACCAGTTGTTAATCCATTGATTGGAATAATGGTCGCTAAAGCATTGAGTAGCAACGTAACCCCAAATGCTAAATACATTTTTGTGATTCTTGTTAAACGCATCTTAATTCCTCCTATTTTTTTATAGTCACACAACTTAAATTTTATACTATCACTATACTTTATTTTAAAAAAAATGAATAAAGATAACCCTTGAAAAAAAGAAAAAAGAACTTTTTGACAAATAATAATGATAAGGGGGAAATTAAGAAGGGAGAAATGAGATGAATGACATGAAGAAATGGATTCAAAAAAACCGGCTATTTTTATCAGTTATTGCGCTCAGTTTAGTGCTAGTAGTTATGATTTCTACATTGATTATTTTATTATTTACTCAACAAAGTTCTGAAAATATAGTGGTAGAACCGCTTGAGGAATCAAGGAGTAAAGAAGAGCAACAACTTGAAAAAGAAGAATCATCAAAAAAGAAAGAACCTTCACCAGAAAAATTAGTAGTCGATATAAAAGGAGCCGTTAAAAATCCTGGGGTCTATGGAGTAACGAGTGATATGCGCTTGATTGATGCTATTAATTTAGCAGGAGGTTTTACTGGAGAAGCAGACCAATCACAGATGAATTTAGCCTTACGTTTAACGGATCAACTGATGATTTATGTTCCTAAAAATGGTGAAGAGCTAACGATGGAACAGAGTTTAAAACAACCAGTTAAATCAGGTGAGAAAGTGAACGAGGAAGTAGCTAGCAAAGGGTTAAAAGTTAATTTAAACACGGCAAGTGTTGCAGAATTGCAAACGCTCGCTGGAGTCGGATTGAAAAAAGCAGAAGATATTATTCGTTATCGCGAGGAAAATGGCTCGTTTCAACAAATTGAAGAACTAACAAAAGTTTCAGGAATTGGAGAGAAAACCTACGAGGCATTAAAAGAGCAACTGACAGTGGATGAATAAAAGCGTTGAAAGTTTATATAGGCTTTTGTATACTTAAAGAAATTAGCGTTAGGGGGAAAGAAAATGGTGGAAAGAATTCCATGGGATCAATATTTTATGGCACAAAGTTTATTATTATCTTTAAGAAGCACGTGTACCAGATTGACGGTAGGTGCAACGATTGTACGTGATAAAAGAATTATTGCAGGCGGGTACAATGGTTCGGTGACTGGAGACGCTCATTGTGTCGATGAAGGGTGTTATATTATTGATGGACATTGTGTCAGAACCATTCATGCAGAGATGAATGCTATTTTACAGTGTGCAAAGTTTGGAGTTGCAACTGAAAATGCAGAGATCTATGTGACTCATTTTCCTTGTCTACCGTGCACTAAAATGATTTTACAAGCAGGAATTAAAAAAATCCACTATTTAGAAGATTATCATAATGATCCTTACGCATTAAAATTAATCGAACAAGCTCAGGTTCAATGTCAAAAAGTGACATTAGACAAATCCTATTTTTCTCAACTCCATTTTGGTGAAACGAATTTAGATTCTTCAACAGAACAGCCTCATTAAGTTAGTTCTTGATGAGAGGATATCTGTGTTTTATCGCTATTTTCTCGTTGTTAATTGAAGTTGTCTTAGTGACAAAGTTTAATTGGCTCAGTTTAGTAATCTGTTCTTTTTTCTTAATCCGTCTGTACTGCTTAAAAAAAAATAGGCTTTTTTTAACATCTTGCGTGATAGGTATGTTAACAATCGCTTTTTTTTATTTATATGAAGGAGTAAATCAGACAAATTTTTCAGGAAAAGAACAGCATTTTCAAGTAACCGTGTTGCCCGATTCGATTCGTATCAATGGAGACCAAGTCCAATTCTACGGGAAAGCAACTTGTAATCAAACTAAGCAAACAGAAAAAGTAATCGCTTTTTATCGTTTGAAAAATGAAGCAGAACAACTTTATTGGCAGCGTATTGATTACCCATTAAAGCTAGTGGTTATTGGTGAACTGATTCTTCCTGAAAACAATCGGAATTATGGACAATTTAACTATCGTCAGTATCTATCTCAAGAAAACTGTCATTGGATTTTACAAATAAGCACTCAAAAAGAGACTCAGTTACAACTAAAGAGCTTAGGCTCATTTAGTTATCGAAAGAAGTTATTTCACATAATAGATCAGAAACTTCCTATAAAGGTAGCCAGTTATTTAAAAGCACTTCTATTTTCAGAAAGGAATGATTTGTCCGATGATTTAGTGAAAAATTTGAAGGCGCTAGGTATAGTTCATCTGTTAAGCATTTCAGGTGTTCATTTGCAATTTCTGTTGAATCGTGTGAAGTATTTTTTGTTGCGAATTGGTTTTACCGCAGAGACGACAGGCTATTTTTTGATTTTTATCTTTCCAATTTATGGCTATTTTGCGGGTTGGACGGTAAGTGTTTTTAGAGCTATTTTTATGTTATTAATTTCATTGATTGCTGAAAAATTGATGTTAAGATGGTCTTCATTAGATTCTTGGAGTGTGGTGTTAATTATTGCAATTTGGCTTAATCCTAGTCTAATAGTGACATTAGGCTTTCAATTAAGTTACTTGCTTAGTTTTGTAATGATTCTATTGAGCCAAAATTTGTTTAAAAAGAAACAGGATTCAATAATTGAGTCAGTCTGGATCTCTTTGGTCGCAATGCTTGTTTCTATTCCTATTTTAGTTTGTTATTTTCACGAATTTTCTTGGATAAGTATTGTGGCAAATATAATAGTTGTTCCACTTGTTGTTCATGGATTAATTCCTCTTTTAGTTATTTTGTTGATGGGATTACTCACGATAGGGAATACTTTACTCTATACGAATTTTATTAAAGTTGTCCAATTTATTTTAATGTTATTTGAATGGCTTATTGATGCAATTAGTTTTCGTTCTTTTTATTCAATTGTAACCGGGGTTCCTTTTTTTTATTTACTTTTCGTCCTTTTTATCAGTTTATTAGTCACATTCTTAGCTTGGGAGAGTCAAAAATGGAAGGGAACTACAAGTTTTATTTTATTATGTAGTTTTACTTTGCTAAGCTTTCAACCCATTCTTCAGCCATATGGAAAAGTGGTGGTGATTGATGTCGGGCAAGGAGATGCTTTATTAATTAAGCAACCATTTAATAAAGGAAACTATTTGATTGATACAGGTGGAGCCTTCCATTTTAAACAAGAAAAATGGAAACAAAAAATAGATCCAAATCACAGAATAGCTGAAAAAATTCTGATTCCAACTTTAAAAGCAGAAGGTATTTCAAACTTAGATAAAGTAGTTATTACACACAGCGATACAGACCATATGGGAGCGTTACTTGATTTATCTAAAGAAATTAAAATACAAGAACTGGTTTTTCCAAAAGGAGGAACGGCTAAAAAGTCTTTTAAAGAAATAGTCAATCAATTTGTACAAAAAGAAATTAAAGTGACAGAAGTTTTAAAAGGAGATGTTTTATTTCAAACAAATAATACTTATTTAAAAGTATTGTATCCATTTGAAAAAGGAAAAGGTGAAAATAATGATTCGATAGTGGCATATGGAAAAATTGGAGAATTCCATTGGTTATTTACAGGTGATTTGGAAAAAGAAGGTGAAGAACAATTAATTGCTATGTATCCTACATTAAAAGTGGATGTGTTGAAAGTGGGACATCATGGGAGTAATACGTCGAGTCACGAACCCTTTTTGAAACAGTTAGAACCCAAGTATGGTTTAATTTCTTGCGGAGAAAGAAATCGATTCAAGCATCCTAGACCAGAAGTCTTACAGCGACTAACTAAATATGGAGTCAACATTTATCGTACAGATAAAAGTGGTGCCATTTATTATCAGTTCGACTCTAAAGGTGAAACAGTTGGCACGCATCTATTCGAAACGATGTTAAAATAAATAAAATTTAACTTGCAATTGGCAAAGAGGATTTGTAACATAAGTGTAGGATAAGAAAGTGGTGAATAAGTGTGAACTATGCAAGTGAAATTGCAAAACTAAAACAAGGCAAATTAGCTTCAGTGTATCTGTTTTTAGGAACAGAATCTTATTTAACAGATTCTGCTAAACAAACACTTATTGATGCGGTATTAAAACCAGATGAGATGGATTTGAATTTTGGAAATTATGATATGGAAGAAGTTTTAGTCGGCGTAGCATTAGATGATGCTGAATCAGTGCCATTTTTTGGCGATAAACGATTGGTGATTATTGACAGACCCACTTTTTTAACAGCTGAAAAAACTAAGCAAAAATTAGAACACGATTTGGTCTGGTTGGAAAACTATTTGAAAAATCCACCTGAATTTACAGTTCTTGCTTTTTTTGCTCCATATGAAAAGTTAGATGAACGAAAAAAAATAACAAAACTTGTAAAAAAAGTTGCAACAACAATTGATGTTAAAGCACTTTCCGAAAAAGAAACCCGTTCTTTTTTAAAAGAGACGATTGACAATGAAGGTTTTCAAATTAGCCCAGAAGCCTTTGAATTATTTATTCAACTGACAGATGCGAAACTCTCATTGGCAATGGGCGAACTACCTAAATTATTTTTATATGCAGGAGACAGCCAAACTATTACGAAACAAGCAGTAAATGATTTAGTGCCAAAATCATTGGAACAAAATATTTTCGCATTAGTTGAGTATGTGTTAAAAAAGAGAGTTTCGGATGCGTTAAGTTTGTATCAGGATTTGTTATTGCAAAAAGAAGATCCCATCAAAATTAACGCAATTTTAATGACCCAATTTCGTTTATTAGTTCAAGTTAAAATTTTAGAAAAAAAAGGCTATCAGCAAGGGGATATTGCAAGTGCTTTAAAAGTGCACCCTTATAGAGTAAAATTGGCGATTCAACAGGCCAGGAAATTTGAAGAAAAAGTATTAAAGGATGCATTTCATGGACTGATTGAAACGGAGTATCGTTTAAAAACAGGAAAAGGCGATAAGGAAATGCAATTTGAGTTGTTTGTCTTACAATTTTCAGCATTAAAATAAGTCAGATAGTCTTTATTTTTTTTAAGAACTTAAAGAGGATAAAATTTTATAGCTATCAAGTAAAAAAACTTTACACTTTATATTGCAATGACGCTCTGCATTATGTATAATAGTTCATGTTGGAGATAACTGAAATAGAATCTGTTTTAGTTATAAATAATTGAAAGTGGGGTGAATCAAATGCCAAATATCGAATCTGCAATCAAGCGTGTACGTACAAGCGAAAAATCTGCTGTACAAAATAGTGCTCAAAAAAGCGCTATGCGTACTGCTATTAAAAAATTCGAACAAGC
This window encodes:
- a CDS encoding helix-hairpin-helix domain-containing protein, which produces MNDMKKWIQKNRLFLSVIALSLVLVVMISTLIILLFTQQSSENIVVEPLEESRSKEEQQLEKEESSKKKEPSPEKLVVDIKGAVKNPGVYGVTSDMRLIDAINLAGGFTGEADQSQMNLALRLTDQLMIYVPKNGEELTMEQSLKQPVKSGEKVNEEVASKGLKVNLNTASVAELQTLAGVGLKKAEDIIRYREENGSFQQIEELTKVSGIGEKTYEALKEQLTVDE
- a CDS encoding ComE operon protein 2 — its product is MERIPWDQYFMAQSLLLSLRSTCTRLTVGATIVRDKRIIAGGYNGSVTGDAHCVDEGCYIIDGHCVRTIHAEMNAILQCAKFGVATENAEIYVTHFPCLPCTKMILQAGIKKIHYLEDYHNDPYALKLIEQAQVQCQKVTLDKSYFSQLHFGETNLDSSTEQPH
- a CDS encoding DNA internalization-related competence protein ComEC/Rec2, whose protein sequence is MRGYLCFIAIFSLLIEVVLVTKFNWLSLVICSFFLIRLYCLKKNRLFLTSCVIGMLTIAFFYLYEGVNQTNFSGKEQHFQVTVLPDSIRINGDQVQFYGKATCNQTKQTEKVIAFYRLKNEAEQLYWQRIDYPLKLVVIGELILPENNRNYGQFNYRQYLSQENCHWILQISTQKETQLQLKSLGSFSYRKKLFHIIDQKLPIKVASYLKALLFSERNDLSDDLVKNLKALGIVHLLSISGVHLQFLLNRVKYFLLRIGFTAETTGYFLIFIFPIYGYFAGWTVSVFRAIFMLLISLIAEKLMLRWSSLDSWSVVLIIAIWLNPSLIVTLGFQLSYLLSFVMILLSQNLFKKKQDSIIESVWISLVAMLVSIPILVCYFHEFSWISIVANIIVVPLVVHGLIPLLVILLMGLLTIGNTLLYTNFIKVVQFILMLFEWLIDAISFRSFYSIVTGVPFFYLLFVLFISLLVTFLAWESQKWKGTTSFILLCSFTLLSFQPILQPYGKVVVIDVGQGDALLIKQPFNKGNYLIDTGGAFHFKQEKWKQKIDPNHRIAEKILIPTLKAEGISNLDKVVITHSDTDHMGALLDLSKEIKIQELVFPKGGTAKKSFKEIVNQFVQKEIKVTEVLKGDVLFQTNNTYLKVLYPFEKGKGENNDSIVAYGKIGEFHWLFTGDLEKEGEEQLIAMYPTLKVDVLKVGHHGSNTSSHEPFLKQLEPKYGLISCGERNRFKHPRPEVLQRLTKYGVNIYRTDKSGAIYYQFDSKGETVGTHLFETMLK
- the holA gene encoding DNA polymerase III subunit delta, giving the protein MNYASEIAKLKQGKLASVYLFLGTESYLTDSAKQTLIDAVLKPDEMDLNFGNYDMEEVLVGVALDDAESVPFFGDKRLVIIDRPTFLTAEKTKQKLEHDLVWLENYLKNPPEFTVLAFFAPYEKLDERKKITKLVKKVATTIDVKALSEKETRSFLKETIDNEGFQISPEAFELFIQLTDAKLSLAMGELPKLFLYAGDSQTITKQAVNDLVPKSLEQNIFALVEYVLKKRVSDALSLYQDLLLQKEDPIKINAILMTQFRLLVQVKILEKKGYQQGDIASALKVHPYRVKLAIQQARKFEEKVLKDAFHGLIETEYRLKTGKGDKEMQFELFVLQFSALK